A genome region from Planctomycetota bacterium includes the following:
- a CDS encoding amidohydrolase family protein, whose protein sequence is MTRRTALRIDGACVADAERAYSPGSLLLELTDETPPVQGAIHARARVLAVGGPEDVAADARGAGARVLDMRSHAVLPAFVNAHTHLDLTCVGPRAYDPALGFGGFVEVVRAARPTSAEAIAASVRAGVEASIRGGVAIVGDICGAVGGRASAHAFEALRDSPLWGVGFLEFFAVGGSTPRAFAALREALERAEAGGRTGTRVRPGVQPHAPYSVGIEGYASAWDICRERGLAFATHLAETLEEREFVELGRGPRRAFLEQIGLWDEHAAREVGHGRSPIAHVARALGGWSPGDPPRVAAHVNDLGDDLGTLAAAKFAVVYCPRASAYFGAERVMGAHRYREMLAAGIPVALGTDSVINLPEDARPLVLGVLDEARRLFSRDAVDAQTLLRMATVHGCAALGISTAHALLGPGCEPAGIVGVPVGPSAGLSGVFAGSEPPAMLVLGK, encoded by the coding sequence GTGACGCGTCGCACAGCCCTGCGCATCGACGGCGCGTGCGTCGCCGACGCGGAACGGGCCTATTCGCCCGGGTCCCTGCTGCTCGAACTGACCGACGAGACCCCGCCGGTGCAAGGCGCGATCCACGCCCGGGCGCGGGTGCTCGCGGTCGGGGGGCCCGAGGACGTGGCCGCCGACGCCCGGGGCGCGGGCGCCCGGGTTCTCGACATGCGGTCGCACGCGGTGCTACCGGCGTTCGTGAACGCCCACACGCACCTGGACCTGACGTGCGTGGGCCCGCGGGCCTACGACCCCGCCCTGGGGTTCGGCGGGTTCGTGGAGGTCGTCCGGGCCGCCCGGCCAACGTCGGCGGAGGCGATCGCCGCCAGCGTGCGTGCGGGGGTTGAGGCGTCGATCCGGGGCGGGGTGGCGATCGTCGGCGATATCTGCGGCGCGGTGGGCGGGCGGGCGTCGGCCCACGCGTTCGAGGCGCTGCGCGATTCGCCGCTGTGGGGCGTGGGGTTTCTCGAGTTCTTTGCGGTGGGGGGCTCCACCCCGCGGGCGTTCGCGGCGCTGCGCGAGGCGCTGGAGCGCGCGGAAGCGGGGGGGCGAACAGGAACACGTGTGCGGCCCGGCGTGCAGCCCCACGCGCCGTACTCGGTGGGGATCGAGGGATACGCGAGCGCGTGGGACATCTGCCGCGAGCGGGGATTGGCCTTCGCGACGCACCTCGCGGAGACGCTCGAGGAGCGGGAGTTCGTGGAACTGGGCCGCGGCCCGCGCCGGGCATTCCTGGAGCAGATCGGGCTGTGGGACGAGCACGCCGCCCGCGAAGTCGGGCACGGACGCTCGCCCATTGCGCACGTGGCCCGCGCGCTGGGGGGCTGGTCGCCGGGCGATCCTCCGCGTGTGGCGGCCCACGTGAACGACCTCGGGGACGACCTCGGCACGCTTGCGGCGGCGAAGTTCGCGGTCGTGTATTGCCCGCGGGCGAGCGCGTACTTCGGCGCCGAGCGCGTCATGGGCGCGCATCGGTACCGGGAAATGCTGGCCGCCGGAATCCCGGTGGCGCTGGGGACCGACTCGGTGATCAACCTACCGGAGGATGCGAGGCCGCTGGTGCTGGGCGTGCTCGACGAAGCGCGGCGTCTGTTCTCGCGCGACGCGGTCGATGCACAGACGTTGCTGCGGATGGCAACCGTGCACGGGTGCGCGGCGTTGGGCATCTCGACGGCGCACGCGTTGCTGGGCCCGGGGTGCGAGCCGGCGGGAATCGTCGGTGTGCCCGTCGGTCCGAGCGCGGGTTTGTCTGGGGTCTTTGCGGGTTCGGAACCGCCGGCGATGCTGGTGCTCGGGAAATAG